The DNA sequence ACCGGGCGCGTGCGTTCGAGGCGGTGCCGACCGGGCAGCGGATCACGGCCAAGAAGTACGGCGCCATGCTGAACTGCCGGGCACGCTATCTGTCGGCGCCCTCGGAGCAGGATCCCGCGCCGCCGATCGAGGTGACGATGCCCGACGGGTCGGTGGTGCGCGGCGACTCCGACGAATTGATCGCGCGGGTGTCGGATCTGCTCGGCGTGCAGGTGCGCCTGACGGCGGGCGCCTCGGGCAGCCAGGTGGATCTGGCACCGGTGCACATCGTGGCGGCAGGCACACTGCGCTGGCTGGCGGCGCACCATCCGTCGGGGCGCTGGGAGGCGCGGCGGTTCCGGCCCAACATCGTCATCGACGACGGTGAGGACGACGGGGTCGCCGAAGACCGGTGGCTCGGCTGCGATCTGCAGATCGGTGACGCGGTGCTGCACGTGGCGATGCCGACGCCGCGGTGTGTGATGACCACCCGCGCACAACACGAGGTGCTGCCGCGGGATCAGAAGATCATGCGCACGATGACGAACGTGCGGATGCGCGACGTCCCGGTGTTCGGCGAGCGGCCGAGCGTCGGGGTGTACGCCGACGTCGTCCAGCCCGGCGTGGTGCCGACTAGGGATTTCGGTGTCGCCGGTTACGCCGGGCGCGACGAAGTACACCGAAATCGCCCGGAAGCGGTGTGCAATGCCCACAATCGGCACGTGCGAAGAATCTGGTCGTTCCCCGGGGCGTGCGCGGTCGCGCTCCTGTTCACGGGCCTGACCCCCGTCGTCCCGGCGGCGCAGGCCACCGTGTGCGGATCCGTCGGCGGCAGGTTCGTCGACGTCAGCGGCTGTTCCGATCCGTTCGCCTACCTCAACGACGCGCTGACCCCGCCGCCCCCGCCACCGCCACCCCCACCGTCCGGTGCGCCGCCACCGCCACCACCCACGCCGGCGTACGTGCCGCCGCCCGCACCGAACGTCAACGTGTGTGCGAACGTGGGCAGGCGGATCAGCGTCAGCGGATGCATCTAGCCGGCGTGGTCTACTGACGCGGTGGACCGCAAGACATTCGACCGTCTCTTCGATCTGACCGACCGCACCGTCGTCGTCACCGGTGGCACCCGCGGTATCGGCCTCGCCCTCGCCGAGGGCTTCGTCCTGGCCGGGGCCCGGGTGGTGGTGGCCAGCCGCAAACCCGACGCCTGCGAGCGGACCGCCGAACACCTGCGCGGGCTGGGCGGGCAGGCGATCGGGGTTCCCACCCACCTCGGGGACATCGACGCGCTCGCCACGCTGGTCGACCGGACCGTCGCGGAGTTCGGCGGCATCGACGTCCTGGTCAACAACGCCGCCAACGCGCTGGCCCAGCCGCTGGGGGAGATGACACCCGAGGCGTGGTCGAAGTCCTACGACGTCAACCTGCGCGGTCCGGTGTTCCTGGTGCAGCACGCGCTGCCGCATCTGAAGAACAGTGCGCACGCCGCGGTGCTCAACACCGTGTCGGTCGGCGCGTTCAACTTCGCGCCCGGGGTGTCGATGTACGCCGCGGGCAAGGCGGCGCTGCTGTCGTTCACCCGGTCGATGGCCGCGGCCTACGCGCCGTACGGCATCCGCGTGAACGCGCTGGCACCCGGTCCCGTCGACACCGACATGATGCGCAACAACCCGCAGGAGGCGATCGACGCGATGACCGAGTCGACGCTGATGAAGCGGCTGGCCTCACCGGACGAGATGGTCGGCGCCGCATTGCTGTTGGTGTCGGATGCAGGCAGCTACCTGACCGGTCAGGCGATCATCGTGGACGGCGGCGGAACGCCTCGCTAGCGTCGCGCATCTCCCCGCTCGTCGACGCCAGGATCTGGCTGCGGTTCTCCAGGTGGATCGCCTGTTCCAGGCTGCCCGCCTCCAGGTTCGCCCACAGCACCTGCTTGGTCGATTCGAGGCCGAATCTGCCATATCCGCAGAGGGTTTCGGCGATCGACAGGGCATCGCCGACCACGTTCTCCGACACCCTCGACACCAGCCCGAGCCGAAGCGCCTCGGCGGCGTCGACGTCGCGGGCGGTGAGAATGAGGTCGAACGCGTGTCCGGCGCCGACGATGCGCGGCAGGGTGTAGCTGACCCCGATGTCGCAGCCGCCGAGCCCCAGTTTGATGAACTGTGTGCAGAACCGCGCGGTGTGCGACGCCAGCCGGATGTCGGCGGCCGCTGCGATGGCGAAGCCGCCGCCGTAGGCGGGTCCGTTGACCGCGGCGATCACGGGCTGGCGCAGCCGGTGCAGCCGCGTGGTCAGCTCGGCGATGCGCTCCTGCCAGCGCATGCCCGACCGGGGGAACTCCGTGCCACCACCGGCCGCCGTGGGATTGGGCTCGGTGAGGTCGAGACCGGAGCAGAACCCGCGTCCCGCGCCGGTGAGCACCACCACCCGGCAGTCGTTGTTCGCCGCGAGGTCGCCGAGGGTGGTGTGCAACGCCTCGACGAGCTCGTAGGACAGCGCGTTGAGTTTCTCGGGGCGGTTGAGGGTGACCACGGCGATGTCGGGCCGCGGGTAGGTCAGCTCCAGGACTGTCATACCGGTCACGCTAACGCCCCGAGGCGCGACGTAGGTCTTGACCGGTGCGGGTCGGGATGATCTGGTGAGGCGTCCTACCCGCCTGAACGAGAGGTGCGTCCATGCGCCCCCTGGTGATTGCCCTCGCCACCCTGGCCGTCGGAGGAGCCGCCGCCACCGGTGTGGCCGCCGCGCAGACGGCACCGTCCGCCGACGAGCTCACGGGCAAGCTGCAGCGGGCGTTGAACACCTCGCTGTCCGCCGACGAGCGGGCCAGTGAACTCGAGGGTGGGTCCGCGGCGGTCGCCACGGCCGACAACATCGCCGCGGTGATGGACCGGTACGGGTCGATGATGTCGTGGCGGGTGCAGAACGCCACCCAGAACGGCGATCAGGTCGACGCCCAACTGGCGGTGACGGTTCCGCTGTTCGGCACCCGCACCCATCAGATCTACTGGGTGAACCGGGACGGTGCCTGGAAGCTCAGCAATCCGTCGGCGTGTGTGATCGCCCGCGACGCCGCGGGCGCCGCCTGCACGGTCTGACCGTCACTCTTCGCCGAGACGACGGTTGTTGCACGGTTTTCGGCCGGAAAGCGTCAACAACCGTACTCTCGGCGCCGCACGGTCAGCGCTGACAGTGCGGGCACCAGTACGTGACCCGGTCACCGTTGCCGTCACGCATGATCGGTGTCCCGCAGCGGCGGCACGGCTTCCCGGCCCGGCCGTACACCCAGACGTCGCGGCCCGGCCTGGTGTCGCCGGTGGTGGTGCGGTTCCATCGAGTCCTGTTGAGCCACAACATGTCCCGAGCGCGCTGCACCATGCGCAGCGGGTCCTTGAGCGCGCCCACCGGTGCGGTCGGCAGATGGCCGCTGACGAAGCACAACTCGTTGGCGTAGACGTTGCCGACACCGGCCATTATTCGCTGATCCAGCAGCGCCTCGGACAATCTGCGCTCCGGGTCTGCGGCGAGGTTCGCCGCCGCGATGCGCGGCTCCCAGTCGTCGCCGAGCAGATCGGGTCCGAGGTGGGCGACGGCGTCCATGTCGTGATCGCGCTCGAGGATCTCCAGCACGCCCAGGTCGATACCCGCGGCCTGCACCGCCTCTTCACCCTCGCCTGCCTCCAGGATGATCCGGATGCGGTACCCCGCCCGGCTCGGGCGCGACGCCGGCACCACCTTCCAGCTGCCCTCCATCTTCAGATGGGAGTGGATGCTGGCCGGTCCGACCCGGATGAACAGGTGTTTACCTCGGCTGAGCACCTGGTCGACGACGTGCCCGGTGAGGTCGACGGTGGCGTATCGCGGCACGCGGACGTCGCAGCGGGTCAGCGTCTTGCCTTCCAGACCTTCCCGCAACGCGGTGGCCGTGCGGTACACGGTGTCGCCTTCGGGCATCGCTCACCCCCTCCGCGACATTCTCACCGCAGCCGCAGACCGCGCGGCGTGCGGGTGAACCCGGCGCCGGTCAACGCCTCGTGGACGGCGGCGCGCACACCGGTCTGTGCCGGTTCGAGCACCGGTACGCCGTTGACCTTCTCGACCAGCAGTGACTGCACCCTGCCGCGGGCGACCAGGTCGGCGAGTGCGGCCGCCGCGGCGAGCTGGGCGTCGGCGTCGTCGGTGAAGCTCAACAACGAGCGGCCACCCCGTTCGAGGAACCACACCAGTTCGCCGTCGACCAGCGCCACCAGCGCGCCTGCCTTGCGGCCGGGGCGGTGCGACCCTTCGGCCTCGCCGTCGGCGGTGCGCGCCGGCCACGCCAGGGCGGCGCCGTAGGGATTGGCCGGGTCGGCGGCGGCCAGCACGACGGCGTGGTATTCGCGGCGTTCCCGGTCGACCTCGTCGAGATACGTCCGCAACCGGTCCACCGTCGAGGCCACCGCGAACTGCGCCCCGCCCAGCGATTCGACGAAGTAGCCGCGCTGACAACGGCCGGCCTCCTCGAACGCGGTCAGCACCTTGTAGAGCATCGCGAATCCGCCGGGAACGCCCTCGGACGCGGCTGCGCCCTTGGTGAGCACGCCGTAGCGGTTGAGTAGCAGCTCGGCCGTGAAATGCGCGCGCACAGTCGAATCCGGTTCGGCGGCAGGCAGCGCCGACCAGCGTCCGGCCACCGTCGGATCACTGGGGCGGGCCTGCGCGTGCGCGACGCTGTAGCTGCTCAGCCGCGGTGGCCGCGCCCGCTGCCGGTGCGCGGGAGCACCGCGCCTGCCGGTGGACCGCCGGCTGCCCGACAGCACAGCGCGCACCGGTGCGAACGTGTCCCCGGTGACCCACCCGCCCCAGATCAGGTCCCACAGTGCGGCTTTGGAGGATTCGGAATCGGTGTCAGCGAGCTGACGGAAGAAATAAGCGCCGCCTCCGCCGAGGGTCTCCATGATGGCCCGGTGCGTGTCGGTGAACTCGAGTTCGACCGGCGCCGTCAGCGTCAGCGGTGCCGAGTCGGCGTGGTGGAAGGTGATCCACCCGTCCCCGCCGCCGATCTGCCCGGCACCCGACCACATGATCTCGCCGCTGGCGAGCAGCTCGTCGAGCATCGCCGGCTGGTAGTCGCGTACGCGCTGCGACAACACCAGCGGTTCGACCGCCGAGGCCGGGATAGGCACCCCGGCGAGTTGATCGATCGCCGCGGCCAGCCCGTCGACCCCCGCGCTGTGCGAGGACCCGACGTGCTGCCACGCCGGCAGGAACCGGGCGTACGCGGTGGTGCTGACCGGCTCCACCTGCGCGCGTAGTGCGGCCAGTGACCGCCGGCGCAGGATCTTGAGGACGTCGCCGTCACACCACTGTTCGCTGCCCGCCGGGTCGCCCGGCGGCGTGTCGGTGAACTCACCGCGCACCAGCCGCCCGTCGACGGCGAGCCGGCCCAGCACGTCGGCGGTGACCCGCAGGCCGAGCCCGAACCGCTCGGCCGCCTCCGCCGTGGTGAACGGGCCGTGCGTGCGGGCGTACCGTCCGATCAGCTCACCGAGCGGATCGACCACCGGATCAAGGAACGAGATCGGGACCCCGACGGGAACGGCGATCCCCACGCCGTCGCGCAGGAGGCCGACGTCCTCGATCGCGACCCACCAGGTGCGTCCGGCGAACGACACCGTCAGGACCCGCTTCGCCGTCAGCAGCCCTTCCAGCCAGCCGCCGACGTCGTCGGTGGTGGCGCGGTCGGCGATCTCCTCGGTGGTCAACGGTCCCAGCAGCCGCAGCAGGTCGGCGACGCCCTCGGCGTCGCGCGCCCGCCGGTCCTCGGCGAGGTGTTGGAGCTGACGGGCGGTGGCCGCGATGACGTCGGCGTCGAGCAGCTCACGCAGTTCGACGCGGCCGAGCAGTTCGGCGAGCAGCGTGCTGTCCAGTGACAGCGCGGCAGCGCGGCGTTCGGCCAAGGGACTGTCGCCCTCGTACATGAACGCGCCCACGTAGCCGAACAGCAGCGACGCCGCGAACGGCGACGGTGTCGTCGTCTCCACCTCGACCACCCGCAGCCGGCGCTGCGCGATCCGGTGCATCAGCTCGGTCAGGGCCGGCACGTCGTAGACGTCCTGCAGGCA is a window from the Mycolicibacterium litorale genome containing:
- a CDS encoding RNA-binding protein yields the protein MRRIWSFPGACAVALLFTGLTPVVPAAQATVCGSVGGRFVDVSGCSDPFAYLNDALTPPPPPPPPPPSGAPPPPPPTPAYVPPPAPNVNVCANVGRRISVSGCI
- the nei2 gene encoding endonuclease VIII Nei2, with protein sequence MPEGDTVYRTATALREGLEGKTLTRCDVRVPRYATVDLTGHVVDQVLSRGKHLFIRVGPASIHSHLKMEGSWKVVPASRPSRAGYRIRIILEAGEGEEAVQAAGIDLGVLEILERDHDMDAVAHLGPDLLGDDWEPRIAAANLAADPERRLSEALLDQRIMAGVGNVYANELCFVSGHLPTAPVGALKDPLRMVQRARDMLWLNRTRWNRTTTGDTRPGRDVWVYGRAGKPCRRCGTPIMRDGNGDRVTYWCPHCQR
- a CDS encoding SDR family NAD(P)-dependent oxidoreductase — protein: MDRKTFDRLFDLTDRTVVVTGGTRGIGLALAEGFVLAGARVVVASRKPDACERTAEHLRGLGGQAIGVPTHLGDIDALATLVDRTVAEFGGIDVLVNNAANALAQPLGEMTPEAWSKSYDVNLRGPVFLVQHALPHLKNSAHAAVLNTVSVGAFNFAPGVSMYAAGKAALLSFTRSMAAAYAPYGIRVNALAPGPVDTDMMRNNPQEAIDAMTESTLMKRLASPDEMVGAALLLVSDAGSYLTGQAIIVDGGGTPR
- a CDS encoding enoyl-CoA hydratase-related protein; translated protein: MTVLELTYPRPDIAVVTLNRPEKLNALSYELVEALHTTLGDLAANNDCRVVVLTGAGRGFCSGLDLTEPNPTAAGGGTEFPRSGMRWQERIAELTTRLHRLRQPVIAAVNGPAYGGGFAIAAAADIRLASHTARFCTQFIKLGLGGCDIGVSYTLPRIVGAGHAFDLILTARDVDAAEALRLGLVSRVSENVVGDALSIAETLCGYGRFGLESTKQVLWANLEAGSLEQAIHLENRSQILASTSGEMRDASEAFRRRPR